Genomic DNA from Marnyiella aurantia:
ATGTAGGCCCCTTCCGACTGTTTCGGTATCTTAATTATTTTACCCTCCAGAAACAACAGGTTTCCTGATACCGTGCGGGCAATACGTTTATGAGGATTCAGCAGGATTACATCGTCCAGATCATTATCGCGGGCGTAAATCTCCGCATAAATATTCTCCGGGCAATGAACTCTGATGTTGCTCAGCAAATGGGTGTTTACGCTGATTTCCTTAATGAGATCCAGCTCTATTCCTCCGTGAAGCTGCAGCACATCACCGCATGTTTCGACATCTAAGTGGAAAGCCACAGGCACTTTGTCAATTTTTTCTGTACCGCTTTGGCGGTAAACCATCATATGAACGGAGGCATCATGAATTCCCCGCTGCAGTGTGTTCTCCGTTAAGATATTCTGGAAGAAATCCAGTGTATAACCAAGGGGTATGTTCATCCGCATCTTGCGCATTGAGGCCATCAGGAAAAAATAGCATTCTTCGGCCATGATCAGCTGTCCGTTGCGCACGAAAAAAGTAACCTTTACCGCATCACCATGCAGGAACGCACGGTTTACCGGTGAATCA
This window encodes:
- a CDS encoding aminotransferase class IV; the protein is MIQNTPLLPVNDSPVNRAFLHGDAVKVTFFVRNGQLIMAEECYFFLMASMRKMRMNIPLGYTLDFFQNILTENTLQRGIHDASVHMMVYRQSGTEKIDKVPVAFHLDVETCGDVLQLHGGIELDLIKEISVNTHLLSNIRVHCPENIYAEIYARDNDLDDVILLNPHKRIARTVSGNLLFLEGKIIKIPKQSEGAYISPLMENLVTFIHKNGLAEIREEELIAFESQKSEEILLVSDSKGLYPVQKIRNKTFTNARFAQIIELWQSSFQ